In Leptidea sinapis chromosome 40, ilLepSina1.1, whole genome shotgun sequence, one DNA window encodes the following:
- the LOC126976387 gene encoding probable peroxisomal acyl-coenzyme A oxidase 1: MTRSDKKMEINKDLQREREKCTFNIEEMTSYIDGGQENTKKRRETEAVLSKPEFCNDSSQDYLSHTEKYELAIKQSVELFSLLRKFQNERNFSITDDDYRDVLTSLLGSSTMRDGSPLGVHYIMFMPAILSLGTSEQQKYWLPRAWSCSIIGAYAQTELGHGTFIRGLEATATYDPTTQEFVLNTPTLTSYKWWPGGLGRTANYCIVIAQLYTKGKCHGVHSFIVQVRDEETHHPLSGIKVGDIGSKLGLNSVDNGYLGLDNVRIPRSHMLMKHAQVLEDGTYVKSKNSKLNYGAMMFVRTVIVRDTANFLSRAVTIAVRFSAVRRQCQLKSGEPECQILDYFTQQHKLFIAIATCHAIRISANKLWETYNAFNEELEAGSLEKLPELHALACCLKAVCTSDSTTLIERCRLACGGHGYMLSSNLPLTYGQATAACTYEGDNTVLLLQTARFLAKTWQSLDAVKLTPTVAYLRNTREKGFLNKWENTIECIIRGMQVVAMRKIQTSVEMLEHRVLSGIPMEDAWNMTSLQLVAAAEAHCRVIILSSFYENLNRVQTTSSPELKRVLNQLVELYTVYWALEKLGDLLQWVPISQKDIEGLKLWYEQLLEKLRPNAVGLVDAFDLRDEILRSTIGAYDGRVYERLMEEALKNPVNAEPVNKTYHTYLKPFMMGKL, encoded by the exons ATGACACGTTCCGATAagaaaatggaaataaataaagactTACAAAGAGAACGTGAGAAATGCACGTTTAATATCGAAGAAATGACATCTTATATCGATGGTGGCCAAGAGAATACAAAGAAAAGGCGAGAAACAG AGGCCGTCCTGTCTAAACCTGAATTCTGCAATGATTCGTCGCAAGATTATCTAAGTCACACAGAGAAGTACGAGCTCGCTATCAAACAATCAGTGGAACTTTTTAGTTTACTTCGAAAATTCCAAAATGAGAGAAATTTTTCTATCACGGATGATGATTATCG agATGTGTTGACGTCATTGCTCGGGTCTTCCACAATGCGGGATGGATCACCATTAGGCGTGCACTACATTATGTTTATGCCGGCCATCCTCTCCCTGGGCACCAGCGAGCAGCAGAAGTATTGGCTACCGAGGGCGTGGTCGTGTAGCATTATCGGTGCTTACGCCCAA accGAGTTGGGACACGGTACATTTATTCGCGGGCTGGAGGCGACAGCGACGTACGATCCGACTACCCAGGAGTTCGTATTGAACACTCCCACATTGACCTCGTACAAGTGGTGGCCTGGAGGat TGGGTCGTACAGCCAACTATTGCATCGTCATAGCACAACTGTACACAAAAGGCAAATGCCATGGCGTCCATTCATTTATCGTGCAAGTTAGAGACGAGGAAACTCACCATCCTCTATCTGGAATCAAAGTTGGTGACATTGGTTCCAAATTAGGATTAAATTCCGTTGACAACGGATATCTAGGACTAGACAATGTCAGAATACCTAGGAGTCATATGCTGATGAAACACGCTCAAGTTTTGGAAGACGGGACGTATGTCAAATCCAAAAATAGTAAATTGAACTACGGTGCTATGATGTTTGTAAGGACAGTTATAGTCCGTGACACGGCGAACTTTTTATCAAGAGCTGTTACAATTGCTGTAAGGTTTTCGGCTGTGAGGCGACAGTGTCAGTTAAAAAGTGG GGAGCCGGAATGTCAGATATTGGATTACTTCACTCAACAGCATAAGTTGTTTATTGCGATAGCGACATGCCACGCGATCAGAATCTCGGCGAACAAGCTCTGGGAAACCTACAACGCTTTCAACGAAGAACTCGAAGCCGGAAGCCTGGAGAAACTGCCCGAA ttgCACGCGCTAGCTTGTTGCTTGAAGGCGGTGTGTACGTCGGACTCCACAACGCTGATAGAGCGGTGTCGACTGGCCTGTGGAGGTCACGGCTACATGCTGTCCTCCAACCTGCCTCTCACATACGGCCAGGCCACAGCCGCTTGCACCTACGAGGGAGACAACACCGTGTTACTGCTGCAGACGGCAAG GTTTTTAGCAAAAACCTGGCAAAGCTTAGATGCGGTGAAATTGACGCCAACCGTAGCTTATTTGAGAAATACCAGAGAAAAAGGTTTTCTCAATAAATGGGAGAATACCATCGAGTGTATTATACGGGGAATGCAGGTTGTGGCGATGAG GAAGATTCAGACAAGTGTGGAGATGCTGGAGCACCGCGTGTTATCAGGCATACCGATGGAGGACGCATGGAACATGACTTCATTACAGTTGGTGGCTGCTGCGGAG gcGCATTGCAGAGTTATCATATTGTCATCATTTTACGAGAACTTAAATAGAGTTCAGACAACCTCATCACCTGAGTTGAAACGGGTTTTGAACCAATTAGTCGAGCTTTATACTGTCTACTGGGCTCTTGAAAAACTTGGGGATCTACTGCAG tgggTGCCTATAAGCCAGAAAGACATTGAAGGATTAAAATTATGGTACGAACAGTTATTGGAGAAGCTGCGTCCAAATGCTGTAGGCCTGGTCGATGCTTTCGATTTAAGGGATGAA ATATTACGGTCAACAATAGGCGCGTACGATGGCCGTGTCTACGAACGACTAATGGAAGAAGCTCTGAAGAATCCAGTAAACGCTGAACCCGTCAACAAAACCTACCACACATATCTAAAACCTTTTATGATGGGGAAATTATAA
- the LOC126976429 gene encoding 60S ribosomal protein L19 — protein sequence MSSLKLQKRLAASVMRCGKKKVWLDPNEINEIANTNSRQNIRKMIKDGLVIKKPVAVHSRARVRKNTEARRKGRHCGFGKRRGTANARMPQKELWVQRQRVLRKLLLKYRSAKKIDRHLYHSLYMKAKGNVFKNKRVLMEYIHRKKAEKARTKMLSDQAEARRNKVKEARKRREERIAAKKEELLQTFAREDEAAITAKK from the exons ATGAG ttcCCTCAAATTACAGAAGAGGCTTGCAGCCTCTGTTATGAGATGTGGTAAAAAGAAAGTGTGGCTAGATCCAAATGAGATCAACGAAATTGCGAACACTAATTCCC GACAGAACATCCGTAAGATGATCAAGGATGGTCTTGTCATTAAGAAACCAGTAGCCGTTCACTCCCGCGCTCGTGTTCGTAAGAACACAGAGGCACGTAGAAAAGGTCGCCACTGTGGCTTTGGTAAAAGAAGAGGTACAGCAAATGCGCGTATGCCGCAAAAG GAACTATGGGTTCAAAGGCAAAGGGTACTCCGTAAGTTATTGCTCAAGTACAGATCAGCTAAAAAGATTGACAGACATCTTTACCACTCGCTGTACATGAAGGCAAAGGGTAATGTTTTCAAGAACAAGAGAGTACTGATGGAGTATATCCACAGGAAGAAGGCCGAGAAAGCTAGAACCAAGATGTTGag TGACCAAGCGGAAGCTCGTCGTAACAAGGTTAAGGAAGCACGTAAGCGGCGTGAAGAACGTATTGCTGCTAAGAAGGAAGAGCTATTACAAACATTTGCGAGGGAAGATGAAGCCGCTATTACCGCTAAGAAGTAA